A region from the Hippopotamus amphibius kiboko isolate mHipAmp2 chromosome 15, mHipAmp2.hap2, whole genome shotgun sequence genome encodes:
- the LOC130836614 gene encoding ultra-long-chain fatty acid omega-hydroxylase isoform X2 — MHHVILVWMGPVLPLVVLVHPDYIKPLVGASAAVAPKDDLFYGFLKPWLGDGLLLSKGDKWSRHRRLLTPAFHFDILKPYMRIFNQCANTMHAKWRRLADGSDVSLDMFEHVSLMTLDSLQKCVFSYNSNCQEKMSDYILAIIELSALVVRRQYRPHHHIDFIYYLTADGRRFRQACDTVHRFTTEVIQERRRALRQLGAEAWLKAKQGKTLDFIDVLLLARDEDGKELSDEDIRAEADTFMFEGHDTTSSGLSWVLFNLAKYPEYQEKCREEIQEVMKGRELEELEWDDLTQLPFTTMCIKESLRQFPPVTIVSRRCTEDIKLPDGRIIPKGIICLVSIYGTHHNPTVWPDSKVYNPYRFDPDNPQQRSPLAYVPFSAGPRNCIGQSFAMAEMRVAVALTLLRFRLSVDRTRKVRRKPELILRAENGIWLKVEPLPPRD; from the exons ATGCACCATGTGATCCTGGTGTGGATGGGACCTGTCCTGCCACTGGTGGTTCTGGTGCACCCTGACTACATCAAGCCCCTGGTGGGTGCCTCAG CTGCCGTTGCCCCCAAGGATGACCTTTTCTATGGCTTCCTGAAACCTTGGCTGG GAGATGGGCTGCTGCTCAGCAAAGGTGACAAGTGGAGCCGGCACCGCCGCCTGCTGACACCCGCCTTCCACTTCGACATCCTGAAGCCCTACATGAGGATCTTCAACCAGTGTGCCAACACTATGCAT GCTAAGTGGCGGCGCCTGGCAGACGGCTCAGACGTCTCCCTTGACATGTTTGAGCATGTCAGCCTAATGACCCTGGACAGTCTTCAGAAATGTGTCTTCAGCTACAACAGCAACTGCCAGGA GAAGATGAGTGATTACATCTTGGCCATCATTGAGCTGAGCGCACTGGTGGTCCGGCGTCAGTATCGCCCGCATCACCACATTGACTTCATCTACTACCTCACAGCAGATGGACGGCGCTTTCGGCAGGCCTGTGACACTGTGCATCGCTTCACCACGGAGGTCATCCAGGAGCGGCGGCGGGCGCTACGCCAACTGGGGGCTGAGGCCTGGCTTAAGGCCAAGCAGGGCAAGACCTTGGACTTCATCGATGTGCTGCTCCTGGCCAGG GATGAAGATGGGAAGGAACTGTCAGATGAGGACATCCGAGCTGAGGCAGACACCTTCATGTTTGAAG GTCACGACACAACATCCAGCGGGCTCTCATGGGTGCTGTTCAACTTAGCCAAGTACCCAGAGTACCAGGAGAAGTGTCGGGAAGAGATCCAGGAAGTCATGAAAGGCCGGGAGCTTGAGGAGCTAGAGTG GGATGATCTGACCCAGCTGCCCTTCACCACTATGTGCATCAAGGAGAGCCTCCGCCAGTTCCCACCTGTGACTATTGTCTCCCGCCGCTGCACAGAGGACATCAAACTCCCAGATGGGCGCATCATCCCCAAAG gaATCATCTGCCTAGTCAGCATCTATGGGACCCACCATAACCCTACAGTGTGGCCTGACTCCAAG GTGTACAACCCCTATCGCTTTGACCCGGACAATCCACAGCAGCGCTCTCCGCTGGCTTACGTGCCCTTCTCTGCAGGACCCAG GAACTGCATCGGACAGAGTTTCGCCATGGCTGAGATGCGCGTGGCCGTGGCGCTAACGTTGCTGCGATTCCGCCTGAGTGTGGACCGAACGCGCAAGGTGCGGCGGAAGCCGGAGCTCATTCTACGCGCGGAGAATGGGATCTGGCTCAAGGTGGAGCCGCTGCCTCCACGGGACTGA
- the LOC130836614 gene encoding ultra-long-chain fatty acid omega-hydroxylase isoform X1, which yields MLPIAEHLLHLLGLEKTAFRLYALSGLLLSLLFFLFRLLLQFLRLCWRFYITCRRLRCFPQPPRRNWLLGHLGMYLPNETGLQDEKKVLDNMHHVILVWMGPVLPLVVLVHPDYIKPLVGASAAVAPKDDLFYGFLKPWLGDGLLLSKGDKWSRHRRLLTPAFHFDILKPYMRIFNQCANTMHAKWRRLADGSDVSLDMFEHVSLMTLDSLQKCVFSYNSNCQEKMSDYILAIIELSALVVRRQYRPHHHIDFIYYLTADGRRFRQACDTVHRFTTEVIQERRRALRQLGAEAWLKAKQGKTLDFIDVLLLARDEDGKELSDEDIRAEADTFMFEGHDTTSSGLSWVLFNLAKYPEYQEKCREEIQEVMKGRELEELEWDDLTQLPFTTMCIKESLRQFPPVTIVSRRCTEDIKLPDGRIIPKGIICLVSIYGTHHNPTVWPDSKVYNPYRFDPDNPQQRSPLAYVPFSAGPRNCIGQSFAMAEMRVAVALTLLRFRLSVDRTRKVRRKPELILRAENGIWLKVEPLPPRD from the exons ATGCTGCCCATCGCAGAACACCTGCTGCACCTCCTGGGATTGGAGAAGACTGCGTTCCGTTTGTATGCCCTGTCCGggctccttctctccctgctgtTCTTCCTTTTCCGTCTGCTGCTGCAGTTCCTGAGGCTCTGCTGGCGTTTCTATATCACCTGCCGCCGACTGCGCTGCTTCCCCCAGCCGCCCCGGCGCAACTGGCTGCTGGGCCACCTAGGCATG TATCTCCCAAATGAGACAGGCCTCCAAGATGAGAAGAAGGTGCTGGACAACATGCACCATGTGATCCTGGTGTGGATGGGACCTGTCCTGCCACTGGTGGTTCTGGTGCACCCTGACTACATCAAGCCCCTGGTGGGTGCCTCAG CTGCCGTTGCCCCCAAGGATGACCTTTTCTATGGCTTCCTGAAACCTTGGCTGG GAGATGGGCTGCTGCTCAGCAAAGGTGACAAGTGGAGCCGGCACCGCCGCCTGCTGACACCCGCCTTCCACTTCGACATCCTGAAGCCCTACATGAGGATCTTCAACCAGTGTGCCAACACTATGCAT GCTAAGTGGCGGCGCCTGGCAGACGGCTCAGACGTCTCCCTTGACATGTTTGAGCATGTCAGCCTAATGACCCTGGACAGTCTTCAGAAATGTGTCTTCAGCTACAACAGCAACTGCCAGGA GAAGATGAGTGATTACATCTTGGCCATCATTGAGCTGAGCGCACTGGTGGTCCGGCGTCAGTATCGCCCGCATCACCACATTGACTTCATCTACTACCTCACAGCAGATGGACGGCGCTTTCGGCAGGCCTGTGACACTGTGCATCGCTTCACCACGGAGGTCATCCAGGAGCGGCGGCGGGCGCTACGCCAACTGGGGGCTGAGGCCTGGCTTAAGGCCAAGCAGGGCAAGACCTTGGACTTCATCGATGTGCTGCTCCTGGCCAGG GATGAAGATGGGAAGGAACTGTCAGATGAGGACATCCGAGCTGAGGCAGACACCTTCATGTTTGAAG GTCACGACACAACATCCAGCGGGCTCTCATGGGTGCTGTTCAACTTAGCCAAGTACCCAGAGTACCAGGAGAAGTGTCGGGAAGAGATCCAGGAAGTCATGAAAGGCCGGGAGCTTGAGGAGCTAGAGTG GGATGATCTGACCCAGCTGCCCTTCACCACTATGTGCATCAAGGAGAGCCTCCGCCAGTTCCCACCTGTGACTATTGTCTCCCGCCGCTGCACAGAGGACATCAAACTCCCAGATGGGCGCATCATCCCCAAAG gaATCATCTGCCTAGTCAGCATCTATGGGACCCACCATAACCCTACAGTGTGGCCTGACTCCAAG GTGTACAACCCCTATCGCTTTGACCCGGACAATCCACAGCAGCGCTCTCCGCTGGCTTACGTGCCCTTCTCTGCAGGACCCAG GAACTGCATCGGACAGAGTTTCGCCATGGCTGAGATGCGCGTGGCCGTGGCGCTAACGTTGCTGCGATTCCGCCTGAGTGTGGACCGAACGCGCAAGGTGCGGCGGAAGCCGGAGCTCATTCTACGCGCGGAGAATGGGATCTGGCTCAAGGTGGAGCCGCTGCCTCCACGGGACTGA